The genomic DNA CGAAAATCGTGTCGCCCTCATGCCTGAACGTGTCAAAGCCCATTTCCGGGGGAAAGACCGTGTCCATGTGGCCGACAAAGAGTGGGCCGCCGCCGTTGGCGATGCGGGCCTTATTTTCGGCGACGAGATGGTCTCCCGTTACATCGCCTGAGAGGCGGCGTGTGGAGAAACCCATATCCCGCATGACGGATTCGAGGACGTCCACAACCTTGTTCACGCCGTCCGGGTTGGCGGAATAACTGTTGATGTTGACCACTCTTTCCAACAGGCTGAACATTGAAGATTCATGTTCTTTTAAATAGGCAATTATGGTATCGGTCATATGTCTTTCCTTATAGCTCTGCTGTGAATCTGTTTGCAATTGCCGCAAACAGGCCAAATGGCAAAAAATCGTTTCAAAAAATCACGATTTGGCGATTAAAACGCAAAAAATTTGATCTTGAAGCGGTTTTATGACAGTTTAGTGCGCCTTTTTTGGGAAAACAACAAGGAGATATTTGATGAGAAAATTGCTGATCAGCTTCGTCGTCCTGATGAGTCTGGTGCTTGGCGCATCCTTTGCGATGGCCAAGGATTTGACCCTCGGCCTGAAGGGCGAACCGACCTCTCTCGACCCGCACTTTCATAATGTCACCAGTAACAACCAGATGGCTATCTATGTTTTCGACAAGCTCATCCGTCAGGACGAGCGCCAGAAAATGCAGCCCGGTCTTGCCGTTTCCTGGAAACCGGTTGCCGATACTGTCTGGGAATTCAAGCTGCGTGAAGGCGTCAAATTCCATGACGGCTCTCCCTTCACCGCCGAGGACGTGAAATACACTATCGAGCGTATTCCCACCGTTCCCAACAGCCCGTCTTCATTCACTTTCGCTGTCAGTGCCATCACGGAAGTGGAGATCGTCGATCCCCTGACTGTCCGTGTGCACACCGAGAAGCCTTCTCCGCTCATGCCGCGTAACTTCGCAGCTTTCAACATCGTTTCCAAGAAAGCCGCCGAAGGCAAGACCACCGAAGACTTCAACTCCGGCGCAGCCGCCATCGGCACCGGCCCCTACAAACTGGCCGAATGGGCCCGTGGCGACAAGATCGTCTACGAACGCAACGACGAGTACTGGGGCGGCAAGATGCCTTTCGAGCGTATCATCGTTCGTCCCATCACCAATGACGGTACCCGCGTCGCCGCGCTCAAGTCCGGTGATGTTGACCTGATCAACTTCGTTCCCCCGGCAGACGTGAAACATCTTGAAAAGACTGCTGGCGTGGAACTGTTCAAGTCGCCTTCCACTCGCCTGATCTACCTGCACCTCGACTCCAACCGTGAGGACACCCCCATGGTTACCGACAACGCAGGCAACAAGATCAAGAACCCCATGCTCGACGTCCGCGTCCGCAAGGCCATTTCCAAGGCCATCAACCGTCCCGCCATCGTGGCCCGCATCATGGAAGGTCTGGCAGTACCCGCCAGCCAGATGGTTCCCGACGGCTATGAGGGCACCAGCACCAAGCTGAAGCCCGAAGCCTATGATCCCAAGGGTGCCAAGGCTCTCCTCGCCGAAGCCGGTTATCCCGAAGGGTTCAAGATTACCATCCACGGTCCCAATGACCGTTACGTCAACGACGGTGACATCACACAGGCCATCGCGCAGATGCTGACCAAGATCGGCATCAAGACTGAAGTCAACACCATGCCCAAGGCCGTATACTTCGGTAAGGCCTCCGCACTGGAATTCAGCCTGATGCTCGTCGGTTGGGCCACTGACACCGGTGAACAGTCCAACTGCATCGCCTCCCTGCTGCATACCTATGATAAGGAAAAGGGCTTCGGCGCTTCCAACCGCGGCCGTTTCTCCAACCCCATCGTTGACCAGAAGCTGGAAGAAGCTCTTGTCACCGTTGACCCGGAAAAGCACAACCAGTTGATCATCGAGTCCACGGAAGAGGGCATCGGTCAGGTCGGCATCGTGCCCATCCACTATCAGGTGAACGTCTGGGCAGCCAAGAAGGGGCTCGAATACAACGGCCGTACCGACGGCTACACCCTGCCTCGCGAAATCAGCGTGAAGTAGAGGTTCTCTTATCAATGGCAATGAGGGGGCGTGCTGGGCGCGTCCCCTCATTTTACTCTAAAAAATCAGGTAATACATGCTCGCGTTTCTTATTCGTCGCATAACGCAAAGCGCTGTCGTGCTTCTTGTCATGTCGGTATTGGTTTTCGTCGGTGTCTTTTACATCGGCAATCCCATCGACATCCTGATCGCGCCAGACGCTTCTCCCGCAGAGTACGCCCGCGCCGTCAGGGATCTGGGGCTCGACAAGCCGCTGTGGGAACAATATTTCATCTTTCTGAAGGGTGCCCTGCACGGGAACTTCGGCAACTCGTTCGTTTACAACGAGCCTGCCCTGAAGATTATCCTCAACCGGCTTCCGGCTACCCTTGAGCTGGCCTTTACCGCCATGATCATGGCCGTGTTTCTCGGCATTCCGCTCGGCATGGTGGCAGGCATCCAGCATGACAACTGGATCGGCCGCAACATCATGCGGTTTTCCATCCTCGGATTCTCCCTGCCCACGTTCTGGGTCGGGCTGATGATGATCATCATCTTTTCCGTGCATCTCGGCTGGCTGCCTTCGGGCGGACGAGGGCCGACCACGGAATTCCTCGGCATGCAGGTCAGTTTCCTGTCGTGGGAAGGTCTGACCTACCTGATTCTTCCGGCAACCAACCTCGCACTTTTCAAGACGTCGCTGGCAATCCGCCTGAGCCGTGCCGGAGTGCAGGAAAACCTGCAAATGGATTACGTCAAGTTCGCACGGGCCAAGGGACTGTCCAACACCCGCATCATCGGCCTGCACGTCATGAAGAACATCATGATTCCGGTCATTACGGTGCTCGGCATGGAACTCGGCAACCTGATCGCCTTTGCCGTTGTTACGGAAACGATTTTCGCGTGGCCCGGTATGGGCAAGCTGGTCATTGATTCCATCGGCGTTCTGGATCGGCCCATTATCGTGGCTTACCTGCTGATTACGGTGACCATGTTCATTATCATCAACCTGATCGTGGACGTCCTGTACTCGATCCTTGATCCCCGGGTTCGCCTGGGCGACGAACGCTAGGAGGGGGCATGGCAGTACAAAACGAATCCCTGCTCTGGCAGGCCGTCAAGGAATACTTCGAGTCACGGGTCGCGACCATCGGTCTGATCCTGCTGGCCGTCATCATTTCGGTGGCGCTTCTCGCACCGTATATCTCACCGCAGAATCCTTATGACTTGATGTCCATCGACATCATGGATTCCAAGCTGGCCCCGGGCTCCAAGTCCATGGACGAATCCGTGACCTACGTGCTCGGCACAGACAGTCAGGGCCGCGACATGCTCAGCTCCATCCTGTACGGGTTGCGAATCAGTCTCGGTGTCGGTGTGGTTTCCACCATTATCGCGTTGATACTCGGCTCGATCATCGGGCTGTGGGCGGCCTACCGGGGCGGGAAAACCGATGCCTTCATCATGCGGACGGTTGACCTGCAACTGAGTTTCCCGGCCATTCTCGTGGCGCTCATTCTGCTCGCCATCCTCGGCAAGGGGATCGACAAGATTATCCTCGCCCTGGTCATCGTGCAGTGGGCCTACTATGCCCGCGCCATCCGCAGTAACGTGCTGGTGGAGCGCAACAAGGAATATGTCGAGGCGGCCAAGTGTCTGGCCTTGCCCCAGCGGCGCATCATGTTCGGACACGTACTGCCCAACTGTACGCCCGAACTGATCGTCATATCCACCGTCAAGGTGGCCGGTGCCATCGCGCTGGAAGCGACCCTGTCCTTCCTCGGGCTGGGCATGCCCATCACCAAGCCGTCGCTGGGCCTGCTCATCGCCAACGGCTTCAAGTATTTGCAGAGCGGCTACTACTGGATCAGTGTGTATCCCGGTGTGGCCCTTCTGATCCTGATCGTCTGCATCAATCTGGTGGGCGACAGGTTGCGTGACGTTTTGAATCCGAGGTTGAAGCGATGACTACCCCTCTTCTCGACATACAGAATCTGAAAACCTACTTCTACACCCGCGCCGGTGTGGTCAAGGCTGTCAACGGCATATCCCTGACCATCAACAAGGGTGAGGTCATCGGCATCGTGGGCGAGTCCGGTTCCGGCAAATCTGTCACCGGTTTCTCCATTATGGGGCTGGTCGATCCTCCGGGCAAGATCGCGGGCGGTTCCATCAAGTTCAAGGGGAGGGAGTTGGTCGGTCAGTCCGAATCCCAGTGGCGTCATTTTCGTGGCAACGAGGTTGCCATGATCTTTCAGGACCCCATGATGACCCTGAATCCGGTGCTGCGGATCGACACCCAGATGATCGAAGCCATCCGTACCCATGAAAAGGTGAGCAAGAGCGAGGCCCGTCGTCGCTGCGTCGAGGCGCTGGCCATGGTCGGCATTCCCTCGCCCGAGGAGCGCATCAAGGCGTATCCGCACCAGTTCTCCGGCGGCATGCGTCAGCGAGTCGCCATTGCCACCGGACTGCTCAACAATCCGGACCTGATTATTGCGGATGAGCCGACCACGGCACTGGACGTCACCATTCAGGCGCAGATTCTTTCCGAAATGCAGAAGCTCTGCCGCAAGACGGACATGGCGCTCATGTGGATCACGCACGACCTGACTGTTATCGCCGGTTTGGCTCACCGTGTCGCCGTCATGTACGCCGGGACCATCATTGAGGAAGGGCCGGTGCAGGCGGTGCTCGACGCGCCGCTGCACCCATACACCGAAGGCCTTATCGGATCGGTTCCCAGCCGCAACAAGCGCGGTGAACCGTTGTATCAGATTCCCGGCATGACGCCGTCCCTTATTAACCTGCCGGAAGGGTGTCCGTTCCGCATGCGCTGCCAGCGCAGCTCGGATGCCTGTCTTGAAGTGCCGCCGGTCACCGTCATGGACGATGGCCGCAAGGTGTGCTGCTTCCATCCCGGCAAACAATCGTAAGAGAGGGCGGAGAGATATTATGAGTGATCAGACACCTTTCATCCGCTGCGAAAACGTCAGCCGGATATTCGAGAAAAAGCTGGATTTCGCCTCCAAGGCCGCCCGTGCCTTGGGCGCGAACATCTCCGAGGAGCGCGTTCAAGCCGTGGATGACGTGAACCTGCATGTCATGCCCGGTGAAGTGGTCGGGCTGGTCGGGGAATCCGGCTGCGGCAAGTCGACCCTCGGACGCATGATCTGTGACATCCTGCCGCAGTCCAGCGGAAAGATATTCTACAAGGGGCAGGACGTCGCCTTCATGAACGACGCCGAAAAGCTCGACTACGCCATCAACGTCCAGATGATCTTTCAGGACCCTTTCGCGTCGCTCAATCCGCGCAAGCGGGTCAAGAACATCATCGGTGAAGCCCCGTTGTATCATGGGCTGACCACGAATGGAGAGCTGGACGGCTACCTGACCGACGTCATGGAGCAGTGCGGTCTGGACCCGTCCTACAAGAACCGCTATCCGCACCAGTTCTCCGGGGGACAGCGCCAGCGCATCGGCATTGCCCGCGCCATGGCGGTGAAGCCGGAATGTCTGGTGTGCGACGAGTCCGTTGCCGCGCTCGATGTCTCCATTCAGGCGCAGATTCTGAATCTGTTCATGGACATTCGCGAGAAGCACAACCTGACCTGCCTGTTCATTTCGCATGACCTCGGCGTGGTGGAGCATATCTCCGACAGGATATCGGTCATGTATCTGGGCCGCATCGTGGAGACCGCGCCGGTCGACGAGTTGTTTGACTCGCCGTTCCATCCCTACACGCAGGCGCTTCTCAACGAGGTGCCGAGGTTGGACAAGCGTGACGTGAACTTCTCCCCGCTCAAGGGTGAGATTCCTTCCCCGCTGGACCCGCCGAGCGGCTGCCATTTCCACCCCCGCTGTGCCCATGCCATGGATATCTGCAAACAGGTCGCCCCGGAGCGGCGGGAGATAGCCCCGGGCCGTTTCGCCTGCTGTCACCTTGATTCGAATTGACGCGATGAACTGACGGGCGTGATGCCCTGTTCCGTAAAGTGATAATGGAGAAAATCCCCGTAGCGAAGTGGTCGCTGCGGGGATTTTTACAGGCAGGTTCGATGATGGCTGTTTTCGGATTCGTGGCCGGGTTACTCAGCGACGGCTTGTCCGCGTTCCACCTCCCGGCGAACGCAAGGTTCAACCGTATCTTGCGTGGTGCGTTCATGGGCATGGGGGCTTCTTTTCGAAGGCCCTTTGGAGGACGAGGGTGTCAGGCCCAATGAACGAATCATATCCCTGGCAATATCCAGCGAGTGTCCTGAAGTCGGGATGACCGCGTTTTTACCGGGGTAAATGTTGTAGTCCCTGCGGTGTTCCTCCGGTGTCATGGAAGGCATCAGGACGTTGCATCCTCTGGTCAGGGCCAGTTGCCGTTCCTTGGGACTCCCGGCTCCCAGAGCCGATGTGGATGGAATGTTGGCATGGGGATTGAGGATGCGTAGAAGGGCGGTCACCCTGTGGGACAGCGTAATACTGCCCGGACGCGCGTTGCCCAGCGGCGTGTGTGGGTGCGGAATGAACGGGCCGATGGCGATCATGTCGAGGTCCAGCTGGGTGAGGAACAGGATGTCGCGAAGGGTGGCAATCATGTCGGAGTCGGGCTGATCGACTATCACGCCGGAACCGATTTCGTAGCCCATGTCGCGTATGCCTTGAACCCGGTGGAGACGTGCCGAGAAATCTTCGCCGCCCCTGATTCGTTTGTACAGGCGGGGATTGGTCGTTTCGAGCTTGAGCAGGCAGCGGTCCGCGCCGCAGTCACGCCAGAATTCGTATTCGTCCAGTCCCCGGTCTCCCAATGACAGGGTGACTGCCACGTCATGGCGTTCCTTTATGTCTCGGACAAGTTCCCCAATGATCTGAGTCGAATACCCGAAGTCGTCACCGGACTGGAGAACGATTGTCCCGGCTCCTGCCTCTGCTGCCACGGCTGCCGCGTCTCGGATGGCCTGAACGTCCATGCGGTAGCGGGAAATCGTGCTGTTGGGAGCGCGCAGGCCGCAATAGTGGCATTTCTTGTCGCAGATGTTCGAGAATTCGATGATGGCTCGGAGGTATACCTCGTTGCCGAAAATTTCCTGTTTAGTGGCTTCGGCCCGGGCGAACAGTTCATTGTCGTCTGCTCCGACCAGATAGGCGAGGATTTCTTGTTCAGTCAGGGTGTTCATGGTTGTGATTCGTTTTGGTTGGTGTTCATTGCGCGGACGCATTCGTTGACCAGCCGGAAGGCTGCGAGGTCTTCATTGTTCGCTTCTGCCGGTGTCTTGCCGGTTTCGGCCCATTGCAGCAGCCGCTCCACATCGGTTTCCACCATGCCCCAGAACCCTTGCGGCGCATGTTCTTCCGCATGGGCATATTGACCGAAGACAATGGTGTCGTCGGCAACGACTATCGGCAGGCACGGCAGCCTGCGGACGGGGTGCAGGTGAATCTTGTCCGGGTATCGGGTCTGCATTTCGGTCATGTATCGATGTGACGATTCTATCTCGTCCCTGATGCCCTGAATGGAAATGCCGAACCGGAGCGCTCCGAGAAAGGAATGTATCCATTTCGCATCGTGTCCCGGTTCCACGACGATGACGTCGAGCCGCTTGAAGTCGGGCTTTCCAAGCGTCGTCTCCAGACTGCTGCGGTGCGGGGGCGATTTTGCAAACGCCCCATACACCGCAGCATGGAGAATGATTCTTCTGCGGGCGGCCCTGAAAAGGGCCGGCATATCCAGCGCTTCTATTCCCGCGGTAAGTCTCATTCGTGTCCCACCTAGATGTAGAGATCCCGTTCGCCTGCTTCCATGCGGGCCATTCGGTCCGTGAGCAGTTTTTTGCGTTCGGGGTCGGCATAGTTTTCAAGTTCCTTGCGGATGAGTTCTTCACCCACTCTCTTTGTTTCCTCGGATGCGTAGTCTTCAAGGTATTCCTTGAAAGTCAGCAATCCGTTGGGCAGGCAGAATTTCTGGATGAAGCCTGTCTTGGCCAGCTCCATGAAGTGTTCACCCGTGCGGCCCAGCCTGTAACAGGCGGTACACCATGACGGTACGTATCCGTGTTCGCCCACGATGGATTGAATGACATCGTCAAGGCTGCGGTTGTCGCCGACACAGAACTGCTGCACGTCGGGCCTGTCGTATTCCGGGTCGCTGTATGCGCCGGGATATGTCCGTGAGCCGCCCGAGAGCTGGGATACGCCTACTTCCAGCAGCTCCTTGCGGAATTCGGCATTTTCGCGAGTGGTCAGAATCAGTCCCGTGTACGGCACTGCCAGACGCAGAACCGATACGATCTTCTTGAATTCGTGGTCCGTGGTCGGGTACGGCGGGTTGTAGGCGATGTCCGCGTTCAGTGCCGGTTCCAGTCGGGGGAAGGAAATGGTGTGCGGTCCCACGCCCCAGTCCCGTTCCAACTGCCGTGCGTGGTGAAGCAGGCCGAGAACTTCGTATACCGGGTCGTATAGTCCGAACAGGGCACCCATCCCCACATCGTCGATGCCTGCCTCCTGAGCGCGGTGCATGGCGTGCAGACGCCACAGGAAATCCTTCTTGGGGCCTGCCTTGTGCAGTTTTTCATAGGTGGGACGGTGATAGCTTTCCTGAAAACACTGGTAGGTGCCGATGCCCACTTCGTGCAGTTTGCGGAATCCTTCCACGTCCAGCGGGGCACAGTTGATGTTGACGCGTCGTATTTCGCCGCTCTTGGCCGAGATTACCGAGTACACGTCCTTGACGGTTTCGGCGATCCAGTCCGCGCCCAGAGTGGGGTGCTCGCCGTAGACCAGCAGCAGCCGTTTGTGACCGATGTTTTCAAGGACTTCGACTTCACTCTTGATTTCCTCGGGGGAAAGGGTGCGCCGGTCCAGTTCCTTGTTGGCTGCCTTGAATCCACAGTACTGACACTGATTGGAGCATTCGTTGGTGATGTAGAGCGGGGCGAAGACTACCAGCCGATTGCCGTAGATGGCTTTCTTGATGTTGATGGCGGTCTCGAAGATGGCCTCGTCCAGTTCGCGGTCGGTGTTGCGGAGCAGGGCTGCGGCTTCGTCCGGGTCCAGTCCCTGTTTTTCCTCGGCCTTGAGAAGGATTTCCTTGATGAGTCCGGGGCTGGGGTTTTCGCTTTTGGCCATCTCGGCCCGGATGGTTTCCTCATCGATGAAATTTTGCAGTTTGCCGTCTAATGTGCTGTCCTGTTTCATGAGTTTGCTCCCTGTTTTAGACCAGAAGTGATTTGACTCGTACGCCTTCCAGCATGCCGAGTTTGCCTGTCAACGCTCCAACTTCGTCGGTAGTCGCTTCAACGATCAGATCAATGATGTTCACGCCCCTGTCTTTGAAAGGCAGTCCCATGCGTCCAACCACGATTGAACCATACTCGCAGAGAATCTCATTGACTTCCGGAGCCGTTTTGAATCTGTCCGTGATGATTATGCCGATGATGCCGAGCCGTTTTTCCATGTGATGATCCTTTCTTTTGTTGCTTTCCCGCAAAGGAGAAAGCCCGGTTTTCAGTCCGGGCAATCTGCATGCGGTAAAGGAGGGAGCTTCAGGATCACACAACTGCGTTACGGTAAGGGCAGAAATCCAGAAGGCTCCACCCTGAGGTTCAGGCTAACCCTTGCCGCAGGCAGATTTTCTCCGGTCGGAGGTGTTCTTGGGGAAATTCATAAGCAAAAGAATAATACTAATCAAGAAAAAATTACATTAAATGTATAACTTTTTAAAAAAAGTGACACCTGAGACAGGCAAGACTGCCTGCGAAGGGCGGACGGAATGATGCTGTACGGGCAGGGGAGAAATGAAATGGAGTGAAAGAAAGGGAAGCGTTTGGCCCTTGGGTCAGAGGATTCCTCGCCGCAGGACAACGCTGTTTGACGGTGTTAGAAGTTCAGCTTGAAGCCTTTGTCCTTGAGAGCCTTCACACGGGCGCTGCGGTCGATATAATGCGTGTGCAGCAGGTGATGGGACATATGTCCGCAGGGGCCTTCATGCAGGAAACCCGTTTTGTGGTCATAAATCTTCTTGACCATGGGATTGTCCTGAGACTTTCTGAGCTTGTAGATCTTGGGATTGGCGTCAGCATCGTATACGGATTTCTGGCGCAGCCCCACAAACTCCATGGTGCTGGCAATGGCAACCTTTGTCATGTTGACGCTGAGGACTGCATAGCCGGTCATGATGCCGCAGGCCTTGATGAAACCACGTCTATTCATTTTCATATCTTCATTCCTCCTTATGCGGTGACCTTGCGTGCCCGGAAGCGCTGGTTGATCTTGGCGACCGTGCTTCTGAACAGGGACGCGGTGACCTCCGGATCGAGAGGCTGGCCTGCGCCGTTCACGCAACCGCCGGGGCAGCTCATGATTTCAATGAAGTGGTACGGAGATTTTCCGGCCCGCACTTCATCGCACAGCTTGGCAGCATTCTTGAGGCCACTGGCCACGGCGACTTTGACAGTGCCGAATCCGGGCACCTTAACGTCAGCAGTATTGATGCCTTCGTGGGTGCGGACGACCTTGATATCCGGGTTGTTCAGCTTCTTGCCGGACAGGACTTCGTAAGCGAGCCTGAGGGCCGCTTCCATGACGCCGCCGCTGTTGCCGAAGATGGTGGCGGCACCGGTGGAGTCGCCCAGAGCCGGGTCGGGCTTCTGTTCAGGCAGGCTGTTGAAGTTGATGCCCGCTGTCTTGATCATTGCCGCCAGTTCGCGGGTATTGATCGTTGCATCGATGTCACGGAAACCGCTGTCTGCCAGTTCAGG from uncultured Pseudodesulfovibrio sp. includes the following:
- a CDS encoding ABC transporter substrate-binding protein, whose product is MRKLLISFVVLMSLVLGASFAMAKDLTLGLKGEPTSLDPHFHNVTSNNQMAIYVFDKLIRQDERQKMQPGLAVSWKPVADTVWEFKLREGVKFHDGSPFTAEDVKYTIERIPTVPNSPSSFTFAVSAITEVEIVDPLTVRVHTEKPSPLMPRNFAAFNIVSKKAAEGKTTEDFNSGAAAIGTGPYKLAEWARGDKIVYERNDEYWGGKMPFERIIVRPITNDGTRVAALKSGDVDLINFVPPADVKHLEKTAGVELFKSPSTRLIYLHLDSNREDTPMVTDNAGNKIKNPMLDVRVRKAISKAINRPAIVARIMEGLAVPASQMVPDGYEGTSTKLKPEAYDPKGAKALLAEAGYPEGFKITIHGPNDRYVNDGDITQAIAQMLTKIGIKTEVNTMPKAVYFGKASALEFSLMLVGWATDTGEQSNCIASLLHTYDKEKGFGASNRGRFSNPIVDQKLEEALVTVDPEKHNQLIIESTEEGIGQVGIVPIHYQVNVWAAKKGLEYNGRTDGYTLPREISVK
- a CDS encoding ABC transporter permease, yielding MLAFLIRRITQSAVVLLVMSVLVFVGVFYIGNPIDILIAPDASPAEYARAVRDLGLDKPLWEQYFIFLKGALHGNFGNSFVYNEPALKIILNRLPATLELAFTAMIMAVFLGIPLGMVAGIQHDNWIGRNIMRFSILGFSLPTFWVGLMMIIIFSVHLGWLPSGGRGPTTEFLGMQVSFLSWEGLTYLILPATNLALFKTSLAIRLSRAGVQENLQMDYVKFARAKGLSNTRIIGLHVMKNIMIPVITVLGMELGNLIAFAVVTETIFAWPGMGKLVIDSIGVLDRPIIVAYLLITVTMFIIINLIVDVLYSILDPRVRLGDER
- a CDS encoding ABC transporter permease, encoding MAVQNESLLWQAVKEYFESRVATIGLILLAVIISVALLAPYISPQNPYDLMSIDIMDSKLAPGSKSMDESVTYVLGTDSQGRDMLSSILYGLRISLGVGVVSTIIALILGSIIGLWAAYRGGKTDAFIMRTVDLQLSFPAILVALILLAILGKGIDKIILALVIVQWAYYARAIRSNVLVERNKEYVEAAKCLALPQRRIMFGHVLPNCTPELIVISTVKVAGAIALEATLSFLGLGMPITKPSLGLLIANGFKYLQSGYYWISVYPGVALLILIVCINLVGDRLRDVLNPRLKR
- a CDS encoding ABC transporter ATP-binding protein is translated as MTTPLLDIQNLKTYFYTRAGVVKAVNGISLTINKGEVIGIVGESGSGKSVTGFSIMGLVDPPGKIAGGSIKFKGRELVGQSESQWRHFRGNEVAMIFQDPMMTLNPVLRIDTQMIEAIRTHEKVSKSEARRRCVEALAMVGIPSPEERIKAYPHQFSGGMRQRVAIATGLLNNPDLIIADEPTTALDVTIQAQILSEMQKLCRKTDMALMWITHDLTVIAGLAHRVAVMYAGTIIEEGPVQAVLDAPLHPYTEGLIGSVPSRNKRGEPLYQIPGMTPSLINLPEGCPFRMRCQRSSDACLEVPPVTVMDDGRKVCCFHPGKQS
- a CDS encoding ABC transporter ATP-binding protein, translating into MSDQTPFIRCENVSRIFEKKLDFASKAARALGANISEERVQAVDDVNLHVMPGEVVGLVGESGCGKSTLGRMICDILPQSSGKIFYKGQDVAFMNDAEKLDYAINVQMIFQDPFASLNPRKRVKNIIGEAPLYHGLTTNGELDGYLTDVMEQCGLDPSYKNRYPHQFSGGQRQRIGIARAMAVKPECLVCDESVAALDVSIQAQILNLFMDIREKHNLTCLFISHDLGVVEHISDRISVMYLGRIVETAPVDELFDSPFHPYTQALLNEVPRLDKRDVNFSPLKGEIPSPLDPPSGCHFHPRCAHAMDICKQVAPERREIAPGRFACCHLDSN
- the hydE gene encoding [FeFe] hydrogenase H-cluster radical SAM maturase HydE — protein: MNTLTEQEILAYLVGADDNELFARAEATKQEIFGNEVYLRAIIEFSNICDKKCHYCGLRAPNSTISRYRMDVQAIRDAAAVAAEAGAGTIVLQSGDDFGYSTQIIGELVRDIKERHDVAVTLSLGDRGLDEYEFWRDCGADRCLLKLETTNPRLYKRIRGGEDFSARLHRVQGIRDMGYEIGSGVIVDQPDSDMIATLRDILFLTQLDLDMIAIGPFIPHPHTPLGNARPGSITLSHRVTALLRILNPHANIPSTSALGAGSPKERQLALTRGCNVLMPSMTPEEHRRDYNIYPGKNAVIPTSGHSLDIARDMIRSLGLTPSSSKGPSKRSPHAHERTTQDTVEPCVRREVERGQAVAE
- the hydG gene encoding [FeFe] hydrogenase H-cluster radical SAM maturase HydG — its product is MKQDSTLDGKLQNFIDEETIRAEMAKSENPSPGLIKEILLKAEEKQGLDPDEAAALLRNTDRELDEAIFETAINIKKAIYGNRLVVFAPLYITNECSNQCQYCGFKAANKELDRRTLSPEEIKSEVEVLENIGHKRLLLVYGEHPTLGADWIAETVKDVYSVISAKSGEIRRVNINCAPLDVEGFRKLHEVGIGTYQCFQESYHRPTYEKLHKAGPKKDFLWRLHAMHRAQEAGIDDVGMGALFGLYDPVYEVLGLLHHARQLERDWGVGPHTISFPRLEPALNADIAYNPPYPTTDHEFKKIVSVLRLAVPYTGLILTTRENAEFRKELLEVGVSQLSGGSRTYPGAYSDPEYDRPDVQQFCVGDNRSLDDVIQSIVGEHGYVPSWCTACYRLGRTGEHFMELAKTGFIQKFCLPNGLLTFKEYLEDYASEETKRVGEELIRKELENYADPERKKLLTDRMARMEAGERDLYI
- a CDS encoding TM1266 family iron-only hydrogenase system putative regulator, with the translated sequence MEKRLGIIGIIITDRFKTAPEVNEILCEYGSIVVGRMGLPFKDRGVNIIDLIVEATTDEVGALTGKLGMLEGVRVKSLLV
- a CDS encoding iron hydrogenase small subunit; the encoded protein is MKMNRRGFIKACGIMTGYAVLSVNMTKVAIASTMEFVGLRQKSVYDADANPKIYKLRKSQDNPMVKKIYDHKTGFLHEGPCGHMSHHLLHTHYIDRSARVKALKDKGFKLNF